In Desulfovibrio sp. 86, the following proteins share a genomic window:
- the flgG gene encoding flagellar basal-body rod protein FlgG has protein sequence MMRSLWTGATGMVAQQLNIDVISNNLANVNTTGFKKSRAEFEDLMYQTMRMAGSITEGDNRLPVGIQVGMGTRPTAVHKFFTQGDFQNTGNTLDVAIEGDGFFQVDVNGELMYTRAGSFKLNQDGTVVTANGYILQPEFAVPAETKNISISSSGHIAALDAQGQEIAGAEIPLYTFINPAGLDARGRNLFTPTQASADAVEGVPGTANVGTLAQGFLEMSNVEVVDEMVNMIVGQRAYEVNSKSIQTSDSMLGIAVQLKRS, from the coding sequence ATGATGCGTTCCCTTTGGACTGGAGCCACCGGCATGGTGGCACAGCAACTCAATATTGACGTCATTTCCAACAACCTGGCCAACGTCAACACGACGGGCTTCAAGAAAAGCCGCGCCGAATTTGAAGACCTCATGTACCAGACCATGCGCATGGCCGGGTCCATAACCGAGGGCGACAACCGTCTGCCGGTGGGCATACAGGTGGGCATGGGCACGCGCCCCACGGCCGTGCACAAGTTTTTCACCCAGGGCGACTTTCAGAATACCGGCAACACGCTGGACGTGGCCATTGAAGGCGACGGCTTTTTTCAGGTGGATGTGAACGGCGAGCTCATGTACACCCGCGCCGGTTCCTTCAAGCTCAACCAGGACGGCACTGTGGTGACGGCCAATGGCTACATCCTGCAGCCGGAATTTGCCGTGCCTGCGGAAACCAAGAATATTTCCATCTCTTCGTCCGGGCATATAGCCGCGCTGGACGCCCAGGGACAGGAAATCGCCGGGGCGGAAATTCCGCTGTACACCTTCATCAACCCCGCCGGTCTCGACGCTCGCGGACGTAACCTTTTCACGCCCACGCAGGCTTCGGCCGACGCGGTGGAAGGCGTGCCCGGCACGGCCAATGTCGGCACTCTGGCACAGGGATTTCTGGAAATGTCCAACGTGGAAGTGGTGGACGAAATGGTCAACATGATTGTTGGTCAGCGCGCCTATGAGGTCAACTCCAAGTCCATCCAGACGTCAGACTCCATGCTTGGCATCGCGGTACAGCTCAAGCGCAGTTAG
- the flgA gene encoding flagellar basal body P-ring formation chaperone FlgA — protein MKLLAVHISTTADTVGAGRNARLVRLVWFAVSAVLLALTLACLWRAGPVLAAGGVPQAVWQDTDRNHRRSPAQVKTQLRPPQVRAGQMPLSPEAQDARAAKTSSQLAANAVPLAQEGQLNMLGQGDWRLKIVSAAVTGTSMVQLGDIAVPIGHMDQAQWDALRATPLWEAPPEEGKPLQINRSRLSQALRQALGQDVAGRCILPTSLVIQRGGLVFREDDLRNYVVKSLTPQLAAMPGEAELTDFRLPEYIFLAHSQQRVQLEPGKLAPGRVPLRFAVQEADGTVLRRVAGTATLALWLTVPTAAQSMNKGDALTAQSVTFMRVNAGQLRDLPWDGHGGPWQLARAINAGDTILQSDLANQLMVKRGDVVTLIFSRNNLRISTQAQALADGEPGATIPLRNLQTKKQVFGIVKNGNTVEIH, from the coding sequence ATGAAATTACTGGCGGTACATATATCCACAACGGCAGATACGGTCGGGGCAGGGCGTAACGCGCGGCTCGTCAGGCTGGTCTGGTTTGCCGTGTCCGCTGTCCTGCTGGCGCTGACGCTGGCCTGCCTGTGGCGGGCCGGGCCTGTGCTGGCGGCGGGCGGCGTGCCGCAGGCCGTATGGCAGGATACTGACCGCAATCACCGGCGTTCGCCCGCACAGGTGAAAACCCAGCTACGGCCGCCACAGGTTCGCGCCGGGCAAATGCCCCTGAGCCCCGAAGCCCAGGACGCCAGAGCCGCCAAGACCAGTTCCCAGCTGGCCGCCAATGCTGTGCCCCTGGCCCAGGAAGGGCAGCTGAACATGCTGGGGCAGGGCGACTGGCGGCTCAAGATCGTCTCCGCCGCCGTGACCGGCACCAGCATGGTGCAGCTGGGAGATATAGCCGTGCCCATCGGGCATATGGATCAGGCGCAGTGGGACGCCTTGCGCGCCACCCCCCTGTGGGAAGCGCCGCCGGAAGAAGGCAAGCCGTTGCAAATCAACCGCTCCCGCCTGTCGCAGGCATTACGGCAGGCCCTGGGGCAGGATGTGGCCGGGCGCTGCATTTTGCCCACGTCCCTCGTGATCCAGCGCGGCGGCCTGGTCTTCAGGGAAGACGATTTGCGCAACTATGTCGTCAAAAGCCTGACTCCCCAGTTGGCGGCCATGCCGGGAGAGGCCGAACTCACGGACTTTCGTCTGCCGGAATACATTTTTCTTGCCCACAGCCAGCAGCGCGTACAGCTTGAGCCGGGCAAACTGGCTCCGGGGCGCGTGCCCTTGCGCTTTGCCGTGCAGGAGGCCGACGGTACGGTTCTGCGGCGGGTGGCGGGCACAGCCACGCTGGCCCTGTGGCTTACCGTGCCCACGGCGGCCCAGTCCATGAACAAGGGCGACGCCCTGACAGCCCAAAGCGTCACCTTTATGCGCGTCAACGCAGGGCAGCTGCGCGACCTGCCCTGGGACGGGCACGGCGGCCCCTGGCAGCTGGCCCGCGCCATCAATGCAGGAGACACAATCCTGCAAAGCGATCTGGCCAATCAGCTTATGGTCAAACGCGGGGATGTGGTCACACTCATATTTTCCAGAAATAACCTGCGCATCTCCACGCAAGCGCAGGCCCTGGCCGACGGCGAACCCGGCGCGACCATTCCGCTGCGGAACTTGCAAACCAAAAAACAGGTCTTCGGCATTGTCAAAAACGGCAATACCGTGGAGATACACTAG
- a CDS encoding flagellar basal body L-ring protein FlgH, producing MQARHVIPVLALVFALCAACGGGPRKHPALQPPVIDPQEYRQETNAANNPGSLFAASEQDTLFSDSRARRVGDIVVVKLVENTKAQNKAETTSKKNSGNDYQVGALFGQTSSGFIPFLGVGPNSSIPGPALSSKSGSDLSATGKTKRENYVTTSLAARVIRVLPGGLLQIEGAREIRVNEETEYMVVRGMVRTKDVSADNSVLSTQLADASIEYYGRGVLADKQKPGWFTRLMDNVWPF from the coding sequence ATGCAGGCACGTCATGTCATACCCGTTCTGGCGCTGGTCTTTGCGCTGTGCGCCGCCTGCGGCGGCGGGCCGCGCAAGCATCCGGCCTTGCAACCGCCTGTTATCGATCCGCAGGAATACAGGCAGGAAACCAACGCGGCAAACAACCCCGGTTCGCTTTTTGCGGCCAGTGAGCAGGATACGCTTTTTTCTGACAGCCGCGCCCGCAGGGTAGGGGATATCGTTGTGGTCAAACTGGTGGAAAACACCAAAGCCCAGAACAAGGCGGAAACCACGTCGAAAAAGAACAGCGGCAACGATTATCAGGTGGGCGCGCTTTTCGGGCAGACTTCGAGTGGCTTCATCCCCTTTCTGGGGGTAGGCCCCAACAGTTCTATTCCGGGCCCGGCCTTGTCTTCAAAGTCTGGCAGCGACCTTTCTGCCACGGGCAAGACCAAGCGCGAAAACTACGTCACCACCTCACTGGCGGCTCGCGTCATCCGGGTGCTGCCGGGCGGCCTGCTGCAGATCGAAGGCGCGCGTGAAATCCGCGTCAACGAGGAAACAGAGTATATGGTAGTGCGCGGCATGGTGCGCACCAAGGACGTGAGCGCGGACAACAGCGTGCTTTCAACCCAGCTCGCCGACGCCAGCATTGAATACTACGGCCGCGGCGTACTGGCCGACAAGCAGAAGCCCGGATGGTTCACGCGCCTTATGGACAACGTCTGGCCCTTCTAG
- a CDS encoding DUF6538 domain-containing protein — MSPITPIALGPSCVPALRISGDDKKSSPAYLCLKRSIYYFRYALPKEPRLHWGRSELRLSLRTSYLRTARFRARMLLAEVEKTFLEDTMLEYREIRRRMNILLQRMLAQDHADLSEKKALTIGDTTIPYDQLRASQAAMLLCWNSEKALEKLAPTCLVDLFKSGAFTWEELSEENYLQIVKAYNEMQITMHRIEVARLRGDFLLEEEIVGRDYGKLPCEIEETAEKEVSSVPIQVAIEAMPPKKNALLYSEAMERYTHQKLQDGEWREHSVADHRGRLGEFLAIIGDKSIESITREDMRHFRETLRRLPPNRTRVKAYKDKSIQELLALKVEKTLSVTTVNILVEAVGSMLGWYVREGVLDVNPATHLQIKDTRQDIELRQAFSADELSKIFAHPKFAQKEFKSPSYYWIPLIALYTGMRLEEISQLHCADIYESSNKGIWIIDINATGLDEEGRPKLLKNKNARRIVPIHPILIRLGILDYHADITKKKHVRLFPDLKKSEGAVKFGKQPGKQFKSVVTAALGDASGKTFHSLRHTFADFYKQRGLQNDYFRQVFGHELPMLAGKQYGEKFPPKVLYENVIVKLDYGSSINVVF; from the coding sequence ATGTCACCTATCACTCCCATAGCCCTTGGTCCAAGTTGCGTACCTGCTCTCCGCATTTCCGGGGATGACAAAAAAAGTTCTCCTGCGTATCTTTGTCTCAAACGAAGCATCTATTATTTCCGTTACGCTTTGCCCAAGGAACCCCGACTGCACTGGGGACGAAGTGAGCTGCGCCTCAGCCTGCGGACATCTTATCTGCGGACGGCCCGTTTTCGCGCGCGCATGCTGCTTGCGGAAGTGGAAAAAACTTTTCTTGAGGACACCATGTTGGAGTACAGAGAAATCCGCCGCCGAATGAATATCCTGCTCCAGCGGATGCTGGCGCAGGATCATGCAGATCTTTCTGAAAAAAAAGCTCTCACAATAGGCGATACAACTATTCCTTACGATCAACTGAGGGCTTCACAGGCCGCAATGCTCTTGTGCTGGAATTCTGAAAAAGCGTTGGAGAAACTTGCACCAACTTGCCTTGTTGATTTATTTAAATCGGGAGCCTTTACTTGGGAAGAACTTTCGGAAGAAAATTATTTACAGATAGTCAAGGCATATAACGAAATGCAGATCACCATGCACCGTATCGAAGTAGCACGATTGCGTGGAGATTTTTTACTGGAAGAAGAAATCGTCGGACGTGACTACGGAAAGCTTCCTTGTGAAATAGAAGAAACTGCCGAAAAAGAGGTTTCTTCAGTCCCAATACAGGTAGCCATAGAGGCAATGCCGCCAAAGAAAAATGCGCTTCTGTACTCTGAAGCTATGGAGCGGTACACCCATCAGAAGCTGCAGGATGGTGAATGGCGGGAACACAGCGTGGCAGATCACCGTGGCCGCTTGGGCGAATTTTTGGCCATCATCGGGGATAAATCCATTGAGAGTATCACCCGTGAAGATATGCGGCACTTTCGTGAAACCCTGCGGCGGTTGCCGCCGAACCGCACAAGGGTGAAGGCCTATAAGGATAAAAGTATTCAGGAACTGCTTGCGCTCAAAGTTGAAAAAACGCTCAGCGTCACCACCGTCAACATTTTAGTGGAGGCCGTGGGAAGTATGCTGGGATGGTACGTGCGGGAAGGTGTGCTGGATGTTAATCCGGCCACACACCTGCAAATCAAGGATACGCGTCAGGACATCGAACTGCGCCAGGCTTTTTCTGCAGATGAATTGTCAAAAATTTTTGCACATCCCAAATTTGCACAAAAAGAATTCAAATCTCCTTCCTACTACTGGATACCACTGATCGCTCTTTATACTGGTATGCGCCTTGAAGAAATCTCCCAGCTTCATTGCGCCGACATTTATGAAAGTTCGAACAAAGGGATTTGGATTATCGACATTAACGCCACGGGACTTGATGAAGAGGGTCGCCCCAAGCTGCTGAAAAATAAAAATGCGCGACGAATCGTGCCCATACATCCCATTTTAATAAGGCTGGGAATTTTAGATTACCATGCCGATATTACAAAGAAAAAGCATGTTCGACTTTTCCCTGATCTGAAAAAATCAGAAGGGGCCGTAAAGTTTGGCAAACAGCCAGGAAAGCAGTTTAAATCTGTGGTGACGGCTGCCCTTGGAGATGCATCGGGTAAGACGTTTCACTCACTCAGGCACACCTTTGCAGATTTTTATAAGCAGCGGGGCCTGCAAAATGACTATTTCCGCCAGGTGTTCGGGCACGAACTGCCCATGCTTGCTGGCAAGCAGTATGGTGAAAAATTCCCGCCAAAGGTTTTATATGAAAATGTGATTGTGAAGTTGGATTATGGTAGTAGTATTAATGTTGTGTTTTGA
- a CDS encoding AAA family ATPase yields the protein MSYSNDSKLSRSFLSLRAKIDKTAIATCLQANKNAEIFVGLINAVFTCLISSEKEEFLQELGNPERKIGWEIQDRFSGDDVVGFAMKKLDRDRIQTARILGERLGIKPENCFDAFPITQNNRVNNNNEPCYLSYFIPENINVGHKRYKLSCIDEQENFGGEVEQKICCYSAAKDDCFFLIASKKAIQKRNRIENFHGIGCAPSTALAFSRVAIDKFPDAHVIFPMSLPVAFHLRRVCREAGIGERNFIVSGHFGGIDALDLKCFQGRKVILLPEFSEDGFFEADRIAEKLKSIARDLKIYPWPIRADGMSDEVMTAGTGWKQTFLEQEVDLREELAPSSLLNRVTKKALSLSDFKELLVEVGSSPSTKDSSQKNNQALPPANPALTPAKAFKLADVTLYHTMRPGSYVMIVGKKGAGKTQVALSTCRSILNGNVMWPLFSGAGVAAGNVAYIDAETPYDEFCANLDQHCLAKEQGKRFFGLSIFAPDLPEFCDTFSLADYGFREGLSNYLQKNECRFVFFDNLSALMGDKLNYGNFSDEVLEWVKKLQRHDHCVVFVHHKSEDAAANQHGVNARGSHLFTTLARTFIGLVSSAEILNDALGTEDIQKAAAQDGLTVGLRFDVSKPAPILEKKTFWLHLPLGDSEWEFLAATGADGQKIELPMGAATTGVGAANNKEDSQPVPGAAPSVPAEHDLSPDQRQVLEILQKGSAKREKIQDETHFGEDKTRDLLNSLIELGLVSREGQGKGTYYTQIPTS from the coding sequence GTGTCATATTCTAACGATAGCAAACTCTCTCGTAGTTTTCTGAGCTTGCGCGCAAAGATTGATAAAACAGCAATTGCAACATGTTTGCAGGCCAACAAAAACGCAGAAATTTTTGTTGGCCTCATCAATGCGGTTTTTACATGTCTGATCAGTTCAGAAAAAGAAGAATTTCTTCAGGAACTCGGGAATCCAGAACGAAAAATAGGTTGGGAAATACAAGATAGATTTAGCGGTGACGATGTCGTTGGATTTGCCATGAAGAAACTCGACAGGGATCGTATCCAAACAGCACGTATCTTAGGAGAAAGGTTGGGTATCAAGCCTGAAAACTGCTTTGATGCGTTTCCCATTACACAGAACAACAGGGTGAACAATAATAACGAACCATGCTATTTATCATATTTTATTCCAGAGAACATTAATGTTGGACATAAAAGATACAAACTTTCATGTATCGATGAGCAAGAAAACTTTGGTGGGGAGGTTGAACAAAAAATTTGTTGTTATTCTGCAGCAAAAGACGACTGTTTTTTCCTGATAGCGTCTAAAAAAGCAATTCAAAAAAGAAATAGAATAGAAAATTTTCATGGGATTGGCTGCGCACCATCAACAGCATTGGCTTTTTCCAGAGTTGCAATTGATAAATTTCCAGACGCTCACGTTATTTTTCCGATGTCTTTGCCTGTCGCATTTCATCTTCGGAGGGTATGCCGTGAAGCTGGAATTGGTGAACGTAATTTTATAGTTTCCGGACATTTCGGGGGCATTGATGCTCTTGATTTGAAATGTTTTCAGGGGCGAAAGGTCATATTGCTCCCGGAGTTCTCGGAAGATGGCTTTTTTGAGGCAGACCGAATTGCCGAAAAGCTTAAATCCATTGCGCGTGATCTAAAAATATACCCTTGGCCTATCAGGGCTGATGGCATGTCTGACGAGGTGATGACTGCTGGGACAGGCTGGAAGCAAACCTTCCTTGAACAGGAGGTTGACTTGAGGGAAGAACTAGCCCCTTCCTCTCTTCTTAATAGAGTTACTAAGAAGGCACTATCCCTCTCTGATTTTAAAGAGTTGCTCGTCGAAGTCGGATCGAGCCCTTCAACGAAAGATTCATCGCAAAAAAATAATCAAGCACTGCCTCCAGCCAATCCCGCACTGACCCCTGCAAAGGCTTTTAAATTGGCTGACGTAACTCTCTATCACACAATGCGTCCAGGCAGTTATGTCATGATTGTCGGAAAGAAGGGGGCTGGTAAAACGCAAGTTGCTCTCTCGACTTGCCGCTCCATACTCAATGGCAATGTCATGTGGCCGCTTTTTTCTGGTGCTGGCGTGGCTGCTGGCAATGTTGCTTATATTGATGCGGAAACCCCATATGATGAATTTTGTGCAAATCTAGACCAGCATTGCCTTGCCAAAGAACAGGGTAAACGTTTTTTTGGTTTGTCTATATTTGCCCCTGACCTTCCGGAATTTTGCGATACTTTTTCTCTCGCGGATTATGGATTTCGCGAGGGGCTTAGCAACTACCTCCAGAAAAACGAATGTCGCTTTGTTTTTTTTGATAACCTCAGTGCCTTGATGGGCGATAAGTTGAACTACGGCAATTTTTCTGATGAGGTGCTTGAGTGGGTAAAAAAACTTCAGCGTCATGACCATTGCGTGGTTTTTGTTCACCACAAATCAGAGGATGCAGCTGCGAATCAGCATGGCGTGAATGCTCGCGGTAGCCATCTCTTCACCACTCTTGCCAGAACATTCATTGGATTGGTGAGTAGCGCAGAAATATTGAATGACGCTCTTGGTACCGAGGACATTCAAAAAGCAGCGGCCCAGGATGGTCTGACTGTGGGTTTACGGTTCGATGTGAGTAAGCCAGCACCCATTCTGGAAAAAAAGACCTTCTGGCTGCACCTGCCGTTGGGGGACTCGGAGTGGGAGTTTCTGGCCGCTACTGGGGCAGATGGGCAGAAAATTGAATTGCCTATGGGTGCTGCTACAACTGGAGTTGGGGCTGCAAACAACAAAGAAGACTCGCAGCCCGTACCGGGCGCAGCTCCCTCAGTGCCTGCCGAGCACGACCTTTCCCCTGACCAACGGCAAGTGCTTGAAATTTTGCAAAAAGGCTCTGCCAAGCGTGAAAAGATACAAGATGAAACCCACTTTGGCGAAGACAAAACCCGTGATCTGCTGAATTCGCTTATTGAATTGGGGTTAGTCAGTAGGGAAGGCCAAGGAAAGGGTACTTATTACACTCAAATACCCACATCATAG
- a CDS encoding type II toxin-antitoxin system RelE/ParE family toxin, with amino-acid sequence MDATKAWRVAFTRQDDKDINGIFAFIADRDGADTAEAILNKFIQARDSLCELPDRGRIPPELKRVNILPYREIQILPYRIVYQASKATHEVHIHIVADGRRNFTDFLKERLLNISSSKVDRQ; translated from the coding sequence ATGGACGCGACTAAAGCCTGGCGGGTTGCCTTTACCCGCCAAGACGATAAAGACATTAACGGTATTTTCGCCTTCATTGCTGACCGGGATGGGGCAGACACCGCTGAAGCGATCCTGAACAAGTTTATTCAAGCGCGGGACAGCTTGTGCGAACTTCCCGACCGTGGTCGTATCCCTCCTGAACTGAAGCGAGTAAACATTCTTCCGTATCGAGAAATTCAAATTTTACCGTACAGGATTGTCTATCAAGCCAGCAAGGCTACCCATGAAGTTCATATTCATATTGTAGCGGACGGGCGACGTAACTTTACCGATTTTTTGAAAGAGCGGCTGTTGAATATTTCTTCCAGCAAAGTCGACAGACAATAG
- a CDS encoding type II toxin-antitoxin system Phd/YefM family antitoxin: protein MQLHSDIKPISWLKNNVKKMVESVAETCNPMVITQNGEAKAVVMNVREYDQMQQSLALLRMLADSFADVEAGNLRNSDEVFADIRNMIEKKRNGRD, encoded by the coding sequence ATGCAACTACATTCAGACATCAAGCCAATCTCCTGGCTCAAAAACAACGTAAAAAAAATGGTTGAATCTGTAGCAGAAACATGTAATCCGATGGTTATTACACAAAATGGCGAAGCAAAAGCCGTTGTGATGAACGTCCGGGAATACGACCAGATGCAACAAAGCCTGGCTCTTCTGCGTATGCTCGCAGATAGCTTCGCCGATGTGGAGGCCGGTAATCTACGCAATTCGGACGAGGTTTTTGCTGACATCCGTAATATGATCGAGAAAAAACGCAATGGACGCGACTAA
- a CDS encoding DUF927 domain-containing protein has translation MNTKKFVYAGTPEPGHGPWTLIEDSPESRAQALEQGCKAFTTMSFAYEPEKGKPEPMRYGDLWLDIDCKEVPFLAIVGARDFVEGLLNQYDGFDPAMLEYYMSGSKGVHIRIPAEVFGGENGHPYLPKLHLKMLERIFQHYPICHNLGLRALGQPVPDDFRRKTVGDLVDTSLYCMGKGKLLRAPNIRRPDGRYKVQVSVEEFFEWEIDSLLELTPSARTCVIQTLPPKVTGMTTLYDQALMGLQSCSQSKLNLQGLYDCHFMRHCRENAATLSEPEWFLMLRVLAPLGEKGLELAQEYSHPHPGYSAQKTRAKFLHALNKGYPVNCEDIQEFFQCNPRCKVRSPLDLERKRLSDVVVATESFSSQKDGLYYSPSRGMMEGDSVKVCSPLKVLGKMRNTDGTGWARLVKLLTPDGKEQKLTITMKECVGRGDVVLGRLCEHGLELASGRTEKFVMEYLRFAGSDKIFTNVERLGWHDRCYVLPDNIFGGGENEEIHYTQEHGLFNHAGELEQWHEHVGRYCQGNTLLMLVVAFALTGPLLRPCEMEGGGLHLFGPSSTGKTTLALLAGSLCGGNDSKGFIRQWRSTHNALEHIAAQHNDCLLVLDEIGQATAETVTQVTYMLPNGQGKERMRSDATQRKAHQWLLNFFSTGELSIEDKIEETGKYRAKAGQNVRVINLPIDGGTGKNAYSILHGFKNPAALSEHLKNASRTYYGTPLRAFLKVFCGAGGHELDMNLDEINNSIVLFTKKYCPEGVCGQVRRVVLKFGLIAAAGMFAAKNGILPWTPEESSDAVVEWFNVWLDERGGVGNLEIMKALDRFKDFFARYGRSRFADVDGLGESMRDLAGYRWEDKGDLRLFMISPTFNDLAKGVNRHELLEHMKRQGWLMMNARGNLTETKCIKGRNVRGYGFIPSAWEGRGDLEERHMNVVKDSKASDCDF, from the coding sequence ATGAATACAAAAAAATTTGTCTACGCTGGAACACCAGAACCTGGCCATGGCCCCTGGACTCTTATAGAAGATTCGCCTGAATCGCGTGCCCAGGCGCTTGAACAGGGCTGCAAGGCATTCACGACCATGAGCTTCGCCTACGAACCAGAAAAGGGGAAACCCGAACCCATGCGCTACGGCGATCTTTGGCTGGACATCGACTGCAAGGAAGTGCCGTTTCTCGCCATTGTGGGCGCAAGGGATTTTGTGGAGGGCCTGCTCAACCAGTATGATGGTTTTGATCCTGCCATGCTCGAATACTACATGAGCGGCAGCAAAGGCGTCCATATCCGTATTCCAGCTGAGGTATTTGGTGGAGAAAACGGACATCCCTACCTGCCAAAGCTGCATTTGAAAATGCTGGAGCGGATTTTTCAGCACTATCCAATTTGCCATAACCTGGGCTTGCGGGCGCTGGGCCAGCCCGTACCCGATGATTTCAGACGCAAGACTGTCGGCGACCTTGTGGACACAAGCCTGTATTGCATGGGGAAGGGGAAGTTGCTGAGGGCTCCCAATATCAGGCGTCCTGACGGACGCTACAAAGTGCAGGTGAGCGTTGAGGAGTTTTTTGAATGGGAAATTGACTCGTTACTGGAACTGACCCCGTCGGCAAGAACATGCGTCATACAAACTCTGCCGCCAAAGGTGACGGGGATGACAACCCTTTATGACCAAGCCCTCATGGGTCTGCAATCTTGTAGTCAGAGCAAGCTCAACCTGCAAGGGCTTTACGATTGCCATTTCATGCGCCATTGCCGTGAAAATGCCGCAACGCTGAGTGAGCCGGAATGGTTCCTGATGCTGCGTGTTCTGGCTCCGCTGGGAGAAAAAGGGCTTGAATTGGCGCAGGAATACAGCCATCCCCACCCGGGATACTCGGCACAAAAAACTCGAGCCAAATTTCTGCATGCCCTGAATAAGGGATATCCGGTTAACTGTGAGGATATTCAGGAATTTTTTCAGTGTAACCCTCGCTGCAAGGTGCGTAGCCCGCTTGACCTTGAACGCAAGCGCCTGAGTGATGTTGTGGTCGCCACAGAATCCTTCAGTTCCCAAAAGGATGGCCTGTACTATTCACCATCCCGTGGCATGATGGAGGGCGACAGTGTCAAAGTGTGCAGCCCTTTAAAAGTTCTTGGCAAGATGCGTAATACGGACGGCACGGGCTGGGCAAGGCTGGTGAAACTGCTGACGCCAGATGGCAAAGAACAAAAACTGACCATCACCATGAAGGAATGTGTGGGGCGCGGCGATGTCGTTCTTGGACGGCTTTGTGAGCATGGTCTTGAGTTGGCAAGCGGGCGAACGGAAAAATTCGTTATGGAGTATTTGCGTTTTGCGGGTTCCGACAAAATTTTCACCAATGTTGAGCGCCTGGGCTGGCACGACAGGTGTTATGTCTTGCCGGATAATATTTTTGGCGGAGGAGAAAATGAAGAAATTCATTACACGCAGGAACACGGCCTGTTCAACCATGCAGGCGAACTGGAGCAATGGCATGAGCATGTGGGCCGCTATTGCCAGGGCAACACCTTACTCATGCTGGTTGTAGCCTTTGCCCTGACAGGACCGCTTTTGCGCCCTTGCGAAATGGAAGGCGGTGGATTGCACCTGTTCGGGCCATCGTCCACCGGCAAAACAACGTTGGCCCTGTTGGCTGGCAGCCTCTGCGGCGGCAATGACAGCAAAGGGTTTATCCGCCAATGGCGCAGCACGCACAATGCTCTTGAACATATCGCGGCCCAGCATAATGATTGCCTACTGGTTCTCGATGAAATTGGCCAAGCCACAGCAGAAACGGTGACTCAGGTCACATATATGTTGCCCAACGGCCAGGGCAAGGAGCGTATGCGGAGTGATGCCACACAGCGTAAGGCCCATCAATGGCTTCTCAATTTCTTTTCCACTGGCGAGTTGAGCATAGAAGACAAAATAGAGGAGACGGGCAAATACCGTGCAAAGGCCGGGCAGAATGTACGTGTAATAAATCTGCCCATTGATGGCGGCACAGGTAAAAATGCCTATAGCATTTTACATGGCTTCAAAAATCCAGCGGCACTGAGTGAGCATCTCAAAAATGCTTCCCGAACCTACTATGGTACACCGTTGCGCGCTTTTCTGAAGGTTTTTTGTGGCGCTGGCGGTCATGAACTGGATATGAACCTTGATGAAATAAACAATAGTATCGTCCTGTTCACAAAAAAATATTGTCCCGAGGGAGTTTGCGGACAGGTCCGGCGTGTGGTTCTCAAGTTCGGGCTGATTGCTGCGGCCGGTATGTTCGCTGCAAAGAACGGCATCCTGCCTTGGACACCGGAAGAATCAAGTGATGCCGTTGTGGAGTGGTTTAACGTCTGGCTTGACGAACGCGGCGGCGTTGGCAATCTGGAAATCATGAAAGCTCTTGATCGCTTTAAGGATTTCTTTGCGCGCTACGGCAGAAGCCGTTTTGCGGATGTGGATGGCCTGGGTGAGAGTATGCGCGATCTGGCTGGCTATAGATGGGAGGACAAGGGTGACCTGCGGTTATTCATGATAAGCCCAACGTTCAACGACCTCGCCAAAGGAGTCAATCGCCATGAGTTGCTGGAACATATGAAGCGTCAGGGGTGGTTGATGATGAACGCCAGAGGAAATCTTACGGAAACAAAATGCATCAAGGGGCGGAACGTACGTGGCTATGGATTCATCCCTTCCGCATGGGAAGGCCGTGGAGACCTGGAAGAGCGGCACATGAATGTAGTAAAAGACTCCAAAGCCAGTGATTGTGACTTTTAA